The stretch of DNA ATATCGACCCTAAGACTTTCAATATGGATCCGGGCCTGTTGGAGGCGCGGATCACGGAAAAAACCAAAGCAATCATTCCTGTCTCCCTGTACGGTCAATGTGCAGATTTTGACAAGATTAACGCGATTGCGAACAAGCACAAGATTCCTGTTATCGAGGATGCAGCCCAGAGTTTCGGTGCGGTTTATAAAGGTAGACGCTCCTGCAGTCTTAGTACTGTAGCTTGTACGAGTTTCTTTCCGAGTAAGCCACTGGGTTGCTATGGTGACGGTGGTGCTATGTTCACTGATGATGATGATATTGCACTGGCTTTGCGGCAAATTGCGCGGCACGGGCAGGATCGTCGATATCATCACGTTCGGGTAGGTATGAATAGCCGTTTGGATACGCTCCAGGCAGCGATTATCTTGCAAAAATTAACTATTTTCGACGAGGAGATCTCTCTTCGTCAGAAAGTTGCTGGTCTATACGCAACGAAATTGAAGGGCTTGGGCTTGCTAAGCCTGCCTTACATAGAGGAGCACTCTACTAGTGTGTATGCTCAATATACAGTAAGGGTTGCTGATCGCCCTTCGGTGCAGGAAAAGCTAAGCGCTGAAGGAATTCCTAGTGTGGTTCACTACCCCATCCCCCTAAATAAACAGCCAGCTGTGGCGGATGAAAACTCCGTTTTGGATGTGGGTGACGAAGTTGCTGGTCAAGTTCTAAGTTTGCCCATGCATCCGTATCTCACGGAGCAAGAGATCAACCTTGTCGCTGCAGCCCTTGAGAAATGCTGACTCGAATATACTCGAAATTCAATACTGGATTTGCCCGCGCCGTGGTTTTGGTGGCGGGCGGGGCCTTTGTGTCTCAAGGAATCATAGTTGCTGTCACGCCGATCCTGACGCGATTATTTAGTCCAGAAAGCTTTGGAGTGCTAGCGGCGTTCACATCGGCCCTAACGATATTGATATCGCTTGCATCGTTAAAGTTTGAGTTGGCCATTCCTCAAGTAAAATTTGAAAAGCAAGCCTTTGAAGTGGCGGTGCTATCTTTTTATATCCTTGGCGGATTGGCAATGGCGTCGATGGCTCTGCTGGGGGGGGCTTGGTTGTTGGTTCCGGGCTCTCTCCACGGTTATTATTGGCTGGTTCCTCCCGGTTTATTGTTTGCCGGTGCATTTCAGATTGCGACTTACATCGCTATCAGAAATAAAGATTTTAAAGGGCTGACCAGCGCCAATATTCAGCGTAGTGTAGTTCAATCTATTCTGCAGGTGGCAGCTGGGCTATTGTCGCTAGGCGGTTTTGCATTAGTTATTGGGTATGTAATTAGTCAAGCTGCCGCTGGCTTGGGGATTATTAGCAGGGCCTTTAAGGGGCGTAGTGCTCCAAGCAGGCTCAGGCTGTTAGCGCTTGCAAAAAAGTACAAAAATTTTCCGCTTTTGGCCGCGCCTGCAGCCATGCTGAATGCAATGGCGCTAAATATCTCCCCATTCGTAATCATCTACGCGTTCGGTATGCATGAAGCAGGCCTGTTTGCGCTTGCACAACGAGCAATGGGCGTGCCTATGGCGTTTTTGGGGACAGCAATTGCGAATGTGTACTTGTCTGAAATACCAAGGGTTGTCGAGGCCTCCAGGTCGGATGCCCTTAGCTTCTACAAGCGGTCATTAAGAAACCTGACGATTGCAGGCTTGCCTGTGGTTATTTTGGCGGCAGTGGTTCTTTATTTTGCAGTTGATATGATCTTCGGTGCGGAGTGGTCAGAGGCATCGGGGATCATGCTCGTGCTGGTTCCTATGTTTTTCG from Pseudomonas putida encodes:
- a CDS encoding oligosaccharide flippase family protein, with the protein product MLTRIYSKFNTGFARAVVLVAGGAFVSQGIIVAVTPILTRLFSPESFGVLAAFTSALTILISLASLKFELAIPQVKFEKQAFEVAVLSFYILGGLAMASMALLGGAWLLVPGSLHGYYWLVPPGLLFAGAFQIATYIAIRNKDFKGLTSANIQRSVVQSILQVAAGLLSLGGFALVIGYVISQAAAGLGIISRAFKGRSAPSRLRLLALAKKYKNFPLLAAPAAMLNAMALNISPFVIIYAFGMHEAGLFALAQRAMGVPMAFLGTAIANVYLSEIPRVVEASRSDALSFYKRSLRNLTIAGLPVVILAAVVLYFAVDMIFGAEWSEASGIMLVLVPMFFGQFVVSPLSQTLNVIQRQDVQLKWDLARLIVPNSGLLVSAVSGASFAMSMLVFSVLMFIMYAVNVLVTLRVLKD
- a CDS encoding DegT/DnrJ/EryC1/StrS family aminotransferase; translated protein: MIEFIDLKKQQSRIKGNLDEAIQRVLSHGQYILGPEVSELEERLASFVGVKHCITCANGTDALQIALMALGVKAGDEVITPGFSYIATAEAAAVLGAKAVYVDIDPKTFNMDPGLLEARITEKTKAIIPVSLYGQCADFDKINAIANKHKIPVIEDAAQSFGAVYKGRRSCSLSTVACTSFFPSKPLGCYGDGGAMFTDDDDIALALRQIARHGQDRRYHHVRVGMNSRLDTLQAAIILQKLTIFDEEISLRQKVAGLYATKLKGLGLLSLPYIEEHSTSVYAQYTVRVADRPSVQEKLSAEGIPSVVHYPIPLNKQPAVADENSVLDVGDEVAGQVLSLPMHPYLTEQEINLVAAALEKC